The nucleotide window AGAAGCGGAAGTATTCCATCTGGGCGATGCGGCTGGTCACCAGCAGGGCGATGGCGGCGAAGTTGAATGCGGCCAGGAACATGATCGGCGGCAGCAGGATCACCTGCCAGCGATGGAAGACTCCCATGAACAGCAGGATGATGAATACCAGGGAGGCGTTGACCAGGCCGCGGGCTCCTCCCCAGCTGATCTCGGCGAGCCCGACCTCGTCGGCGCTGATGGGCGTGGAGATAATGCCCTCGAAAGTATTCTGGATGCGCATGCGGAAGAACGAGCCATAGGTGCACTCGAAGGTCGCCTGCATGATCGCCGAGCTTCCCAGGATGCCCACGGCCACGAAGTCGAGGTAGGGTACGCCTTCGATCTCCTTGATGTAGGAGCCGATCCCCAGCCCCATGACGAAGATGAACAGCAGCGGCTCGGCAAGCGCGGGCAGGAAGTTGAACTTCCACAGGGTGATGAAGACCTGGGCGTTCCTGCCCCAGACCTTGAGGAACGCGGGGGAGACCGAGAGGATTCCTTCCCTGGTCAAGTCAGCCTCGGTTCCATCGCGGCCTTGTCTTTCAATGTCGGATCTCCCTTCCCGTCAGTTTGAGGAAGACGTCCTCAAGGGAAGCCGGCCTGATCATCCGCTCCACGTGCGGATATTCCTTCTGCAGCTGCCGGAAATCGTCAGGGCTGCTCCCGTAGAAGTAGAGGTTCTGTCCGCTCTCCTGGTTTTCCATGGAGCTGAAACGGCTGGTGATCTCCGCGGCCAGGTTCCTGTCGGCGCGGAGCTCGAACACAAATGGATGCACGTGCCTGCGGATGAGCTCCGGAGGGCTGCCGGCGTCGATCGATCGGGCCTGGTCCATGATCAGCACCTCGTCGCAGAGGCGTTGGGCTTCGTCCATATAGTGGGTAGTCAGCAGCAGGGTGATGCCGCGCTCCTTGAGATCCAGAAGGCGGTCCCAGATGAGATGGCGCACCTGGGGGTCGAGGCCGGTGGTGGGCTCGTCGAGTATGATCAGCTCGGGATCGTTGATAAGCGC belongs to Actinomycetota bacterium and includes:
- a CDS encoding ABC transporter permease: MTREGILSVSPAFLKVWGRNAQVFITLWKFNFLPALAEPLLFIFVMGLGIGSYIKEIEGVPYLDFVAVGILGSSAIMQATFECTYGSFFRMRIQNTFEGIISTPISADEVGLAEISWGGARGLVNASLVFIILLFMGVFHRWQVILLPPIMFLAAFNFAAIALLVTSRIAQMEYFRFYFAGFVLPAQFLCGTFFPVSRFPEAVQIFAWAIPFTSFIDLSRSLMLGQPAQSPWLELLWALGTTLVFAELSVRSMHRRLVK
- a CDS encoding ATP-binding cassette domain-containing protein codes for the protein MKTIESKSLHKRFGDVVAVESLDFEVEPGRCYGLVGPNGAGKTTTMKMIYCIAEPTSGSLDVFGLDVLSHPREIKARLGVVPQENNLDPDLSTWQNLRVYARYFGIPRAETERRCQNLLEFMHLSDRANALVPDLSGGMKRRLILARALINDPELIILDEPTTGLDPQVRHLIWDRLLDLKERGITLLLTTHYMDEAQRLCDEVLIMDQARSIDAGSPPELIRRHVHPFVFELRADRNLAAEITSRFSSMENQESGQNLYFYGSSPDDFRQLQKEYPHVERMIRPASLEDVFLKLTGREIRH